One Gossypium raimondii isolate GPD5lz chromosome 3, ASM2569854v1, whole genome shotgun sequence genomic window carries:
- the LOC105793786 gene encoding uncharacterized protein LOC105793786 isoform X2 — MLVLLLTESSDMANTSDFVQKLLDELRLRKERMAASKATNPMAADHAYAYSKTGYKSSREPNTLKTIGSRAGNSQNRPEGGRRPVSNQIVPFGRGQKSVVLDFALENGGRGDSTSNSSMFNFLHKIGRKQMDYGKMARRDSKLPDISHLRIEDISRGVQKLNQILRASSNGLKFDTYSIQIGQELLKVAMDLEESLRMLVNLQEDSKYSITQRRRSRITLLEEEEDGHDEKQLDIMPRFLGIHSRNYNDIQGAARTDLKLRLKHPTYSSSQVTDSKHGKKVVTASVGSVTDTKTLITFSEQNNLSSLQCKQEKLRIPNVIAKLMGLDQLPASVDSKVTTTKESGNQPGKVLPNRNGSTRVAVHDKLPPRKNLEDIKSMMSSRKAFIKMGKQQSDIIPLNQNTLHRGNRYANKLLGGDQQKLQINHGFEQVGMLQNSELQERRRQSEERKERSKKQKLQGKQKLNEPMSGATATNSRKKQPRINQATASRKSSKDHIDATHFNGFQDGKHHKNQAKSRSSTNFLAQTILGWKHKRV, encoded by the exons ATGCTTGTTCTGCTTCTAACAGAGAGTTCCGACATGGCCAACACATCAGATTTTGTTCAGAAGCTGTTAGATGAGCTTCGGTTGCGCAAGGAACGAATGGCTGCCTCAAAGGCCACTAATCCCATGGCTGCAG ATCATGCATATGCTTACTCCAAAACAGGCTATAAATCATCCAGGGAACCAAACACGCTCAAAACT ATTGGTTCTAGAGCTGGAAACTCACAAAACAGGCCTGAAGGAGGCAGGAGACCGGTATCGAATCAGATTGTTCCTTTTGGGAGAGGCCAAAAATCAGTGGTCCTGGATTTTGCACTTGAAAATGGAGGAAGAGGAGATTCTACAAGCAATAGTTCAATGTTCAATTTTCTGCATAAGATTGGCAGGAAACAGATGGACTATGGGAAGATGGCAAGAAGAGATAGCAAACTCCCTGATATCTCCCACCTGCGTATCGAAGACATATCGAGGGgtgtacaaaaattaaatcagatCCTCAGAGCCTCCTCTAATGGCCTCAAATTCGACACATACTCAATACAAATTGGGCAGGAACTGTTGAAAGTGGCAATGGACTTGGAGGAATCTCTGAGGATGCTTGTCAACCTGCAGGAAGATTCAAAATACTCGATAACACAACGGAGAAGAAGTCGGATAACATTGCTGGAGGAGGAAGAAGATGGGCATGACGAGAAGCAATTGGATATTATGCCAAGATTTCTTGGCATACACTCAAGAAATTATAATGACATTCAAGGTGCTGCAAGGACTGACCTCAAGCTGAGGCTCAAGCATCCTACCTATTCTTCTTCTCAGGTTACTGATTCCAAGCATGGGAAAAAAGTTGTAACTGCCTCGGTTGGCTCGGTTACAGACACTAAAACTCTCATTACATTCTCAGAACAAAATAACTTGAGTTCCTTGCAGTGCAAACAAGAAAAGTTGAGGATTCCAAATGTAATCGCGAAGTTGATGGGGCTCGATCAACTTCCGGCAAGTGTAGATTCAAAGGTCACCACCACAAAGGAGTCTGGAAATCAACCAGGAAAAGTTTTGCCAAATAGGAATGGAAGCACAAGGGTTGCTGTTCATGACAAATTACCACCTCGAAAGAACTTGGAAGACATAAAATCGATGATGAGTTCGAGAAAGGCCTTCATCAAGATGGGCAAACAACAAAGTGACATCATCCCACTGAATCAAAACACGCTTCACAGGGGAAACAGATATGCTAACAAGCTTCTCGGAGGTGATCAACAAAAGTTGCAAATTAATCATGGATTTGAACAGGTGGGCATGCTCCAAAATTCCGAGCTTCAAGAGAGAAGGCGACAATCGGAAGAGAGGAAAGAACGAAGCAAGAAACAGAAATTGCAGGGGAAACAAAAGCTAAATGAACCAATGTCTGGTGCAACTGCAACCAATTCGCGAAAGAAGCAGCCACGAATAAACCAAGCAACGGCTAGTAGGAAAAGCTCCAAGGATCATATTGATGCAACACATTTCAATGGATTCCAAGATGGTAAGCACCATAAAAATCAAGCCAAAAGTAGGAGCTCAACAAACTTTTTGGCTCAAACGATATTAGGCTGGAAGCACAAAAGGGTATAA
- the LOC105793787 gene encoding uncharacterized protein LOC105793787, producing MQKAAKQGSVLCCHVEDESENCNKPQALVEDSDQISVSMVTNEQQDREPDFERSEEREFKSVASDPLHGTDEANTYEKPHNQSTYASKMPQPLTESENHLKQILMKSQLFTNTTEALFKLDIPIGILHGNVHNYNEQESKLLLDCGYEVMKRRGRRQELSAHPFLQVSISSSTSNKAKSLYDLVKPMCKDFDKLKSYGREGKEDCSFEDYLSKMIEVDVNNKEADLNCMWELGWNCMMFALEKDDTVRDVEKYVLNGLLVGITRDLFTPISVSA from the exons ATGCAGAAAGCAGCAAAGCAAGGTTCAGTTTTGTGCTGTCATGTAGAAGATGAAAGCGAAAACTGCAATAAACCACAAGCTTTAGTTGAAGATAGC GACCAAATTTCAGTGTCAATGGTTACAAATGAACAGCAAGACCGAGAACCTGATTTCGAAAGATCAGAAGAACGCGAGTTTAAGAGCGTTGCATCTGATCCACTACATG GAACCGATGAAGCAAATACTTATGAAAAGCCACATAATCAAAGCACTTATGCATCAAAGATGCCACAGCCATTGACAGAGAGTGAAAATCACCTCAAGCAGATACTTATGAAAAGCCAACTATTTACGAACACAACAGAGGCGCTTTTCAAGCTGGACATTCCTATCGGAATTCTTCATGGAAATGTCCACAACTATAATGAGCAAGAAAGCAAGCTCCTTTTGGACTGTGGCTACGAAGTAATGAAAAGGAGAGGAAGAAGGCAGGAACTAAGTGCTCATCCATTTCTGCAAGTATCCATCAGCAGCAGTACTTCAAACAAAGCAAAATCCTTGTATGACTTGGTGAAGCCAATGTGTAAAGATTTTGATAAGTTGAAGTCATATGGAAGGGAGGGTAAGGAAGATTGTTCCTTTGAAGACTACCTATCGAAGATGATTGAGGTCGATGTCAACAACAAGGAAGCAGATTTGAATTGTATGTGGGAGTTGGGATGGAACTGCATGATGTTTGCATTAGAGAAAGATGATACTGTAAGGGATGTTGAGAAGTACGTGCTTAATGGACTACTAGTTGGCATTACCAGAGATCTTTTCACACCCATAAGTGTTTCAGCTTAG
- the LOC105793786 gene encoding uncharacterized protein LOC105793786 isoform X1, with protein MLVLLLTESSDMANTSDFVQKLLDELRLRKERMAASKATNPMAAGHQLAYHAYAYSKTGYKSSREPNTLKTIGSRAGNSQNRPEGGRRPVSNQIVPFGRGQKSVVLDFALENGGRGDSTSNSSMFNFLHKIGRKQMDYGKMARRDSKLPDISHLRIEDISRGVQKLNQILRASSNGLKFDTYSIQIGQELLKVAMDLEESLRMLVNLQEDSKYSITQRRRSRITLLEEEEDGHDEKQLDIMPRFLGIHSRNYNDIQGAARTDLKLRLKHPTYSSSQVTDSKHGKKVVTASVGSVTDTKTLITFSEQNNLSSLQCKQEKLRIPNVIAKLMGLDQLPASVDSKVTTTKESGNQPGKVLPNRNGSTRVAVHDKLPPRKNLEDIKSMMSSRKAFIKMGKQQSDIIPLNQNTLHRGNRYANKLLGGDQQKLQINHGFEQVGMLQNSELQERRRQSEERKERSKKQKLQGKQKLNEPMSGATATNSRKKQPRINQATASRKSSKDHIDATHFNGFQDGKHHKNQAKSRSSTNFLAQTILGWKHKRV; from the exons ATGCTTGTTCTGCTTCTAACAGAGAGTTCCGACATGGCCAACACATCAGATTTTGTTCAGAAGCTGTTAGATGAGCTTCGGTTGCGCAAGGAACGAATGGCTGCCTCAAAGGCCACTAATCCCATGGCTGCAGGTCACCAGCTAGCTT ATCATGCATATGCTTACTCCAAAACAGGCTATAAATCATCCAGGGAACCAAACACGCTCAAAACT ATTGGTTCTAGAGCTGGAAACTCACAAAACAGGCCTGAAGGAGGCAGGAGACCGGTATCGAATCAGATTGTTCCTTTTGGGAGAGGCCAAAAATCAGTGGTCCTGGATTTTGCACTTGAAAATGGAGGAAGAGGAGATTCTACAAGCAATAGTTCAATGTTCAATTTTCTGCATAAGATTGGCAGGAAACAGATGGACTATGGGAAGATGGCAAGAAGAGATAGCAAACTCCCTGATATCTCCCACCTGCGTATCGAAGACATATCGAGGGgtgtacaaaaattaaatcagatCCTCAGAGCCTCCTCTAATGGCCTCAAATTCGACACATACTCAATACAAATTGGGCAGGAACTGTTGAAAGTGGCAATGGACTTGGAGGAATCTCTGAGGATGCTTGTCAACCTGCAGGAAGATTCAAAATACTCGATAACACAACGGAGAAGAAGTCGGATAACATTGCTGGAGGAGGAAGAAGATGGGCATGACGAGAAGCAATTGGATATTATGCCAAGATTTCTTGGCATACACTCAAGAAATTATAATGACATTCAAGGTGCTGCAAGGACTGACCTCAAGCTGAGGCTCAAGCATCCTACCTATTCTTCTTCTCAGGTTACTGATTCCAAGCATGGGAAAAAAGTTGTAACTGCCTCGGTTGGCTCGGTTACAGACACTAAAACTCTCATTACATTCTCAGAACAAAATAACTTGAGTTCCTTGCAGTGCAAACAAGAAAAGTTGAGGATTCCAAATGTAATCGCGAAGTTGATGGGGCTCGATCAACTTCCGGCAAGTGTAGATTCAAAGGTCACCACCACAAAGGAGTCTGGAAATCAACCAGGAAAAGTTTTGCCAAATAGGAATGGAAGCACAAGGGTTGCTGTTCATGACAAATTACCACCTCGAAAGAACTTGGAAGACATAAAATCGATGATGAGTTCGAGAAAGGCCTTCATCAAGATGGGCAAACAACAAAGTGACATCATCCCACTGAATCAAAACACGCTTCACAGGGGAAACAGATATGCTAACAAGCTTCTCGGAGGTGATCAACAAAAGTTGCAAATTAATCATGGATTTGAACAGGTGGGCATGCTCCAAAATTCCGAGCTTCAAGAGAGAAGGCGACAATCGGAAGAGAGGAAAGAACGAAGCAAGAAACAGAAATTGCAGGGGAAACAAAAGCTAAATGAACCAATGTCTGGTGCAACTGCAACCAATTCGCGAAAGAAGCAGCCACGAATAAACCAAGCAACGGCTAGTAGGAAAAGCTCCAAGGATCATATTGATGCAACACATTTCAATGGATTCCAAGATGGTAAGCACCATAAAAATCAAGCCAAAAGTAGGAGCTCAACAAACTTTTTGGCTCAAACGATATTAGGCTGGAAGCACAAAAGGGTATAA